The Oenanthe melanoleuca isolate GR-GAL-2019-014 chromosome 1A, OMel1.0, whole genome shotgun sequence genome contains a region encoding:
- the MYF5 gene encoding myogenic factor 5, which translates to MEVMDSCKFSPSELFYDSSCLSSPEGEFPEDFEPRDLPPFSAHGPPEPACSEEEEHVRAPTGHHQAGHCLMWACKACKRKSTTMDRRKAATMRERRRLKKVNQAFETLKRCTTANPNQRLPKVEILRNAIRYIESLQELLREQVENYYHLPGQSCSEPTSPTSSCSDGMADCGSPVWSARGSSFEAAYCAEMAHGYAAEQSSALSSLDCLSSIVDRLSPAEQPGLSLRDAGSLSPSASMDSGPETPGTPLPRRTYQAL; encoded by the exons atggaggtgatGGACAGCTGCAAGTTCTCCCCGTCCGAGCTCTTCTAcgacagctcctgcctctcctccccgGAGGGCGAGTTCCCCGAGGATTTTGAGCCCAGGGATCTGCCTCCTTTCAGCGCCCACGGGCCCCCCGAGCCCGCCTGCTCCGAGGAAGAGGAGCACGTCCGAGCTCCCACTGGCCACCACCAAGCTGGTCACTGCCTCATGTGGGCTTGCAAAGCCTGCAAAAGAAAATCCACCACAATGGACCGGCGGAAGGCAGCCACCatgagggagaggaggagactgAAGAAAGTGAACCAGGCTTTTGAGACCCTGAAGAGGTGCACCACTGCCAACCCCAACCAAAGACTCCCCAAAGTGGAGATCCTAAGAAACGCCATCAGATACATCGAGAGCCTCCAGGAGCTCTTGAGGGAACAGGTAGAAAACTACTATCACCTGCCGGGACAGAGTTGCTCCGAACCGACCAGCCCCACTTCCAGCTGCTCCGATGGGATG GCCGACTGCGGCAGCCCCGTTTGGTCGGCGAGAGGCAGCAGCTTCGAGGCCGCGTACTGCGCCGAGATGGCCCACG GCTACGCCGCCGAGCAGAGCAGcgccctgtccagcctggactGCCTCTCCAGCATCGTGGACCGCCTCTCCCCGGCCGAGCAGCCGGGGCTGTCGCTCCGCGACGCCGGCTCCCTCTCGCCCAGCGCCAGCATGGACTCGGGGCCGGAGACGCCCGGGACGCCGCTGCCCCGACGGACCTACCAGGCGCTATGA